A region from the Streptomyces sp. NBC_01445 genome encodes:
- a CDS encoding MerR family transcriptional regulator, with translation MTADDSFGRLDDDDYPAYTMGRAAAMLGTTQGFLRAIGEARLITPLRSEGGHRRYSRYQLRIAARARELVDHGTPIEAACRIVILEDQLEEAQRINAEYRRRGESSAPSASA, from the coding sequence ATGACAGCAGACGACTCGTTCGGACGTCTCGATGACGACGACTACCCCGCCTACACGATGGGCCGGGCCGCCGCGATGCTCGGCACCACCCAGGGCTTCCTCCGTGCCATCGGCGAAGCCCGCCTCATCACACCGCTGCGCTCCGAGGGCGGCCATCGCCGCTACTCCCGCTACCAGCTGCGCATCGCCGCCCGCGCCCGGGAACTCGTCGACCACGGGACCCCCATCGAGGCCGCCTGCCGCATCGTCATCCTCGAAGACCAGCTCGAAGAAGCACAGCGCATCAACGCCGAATACCGCCGGCGTGGCGAGTCCTCCGCTCCGTCGGCCTCGGCCTGA
- the mihF gene encoding integration host factor, actinobacterial type codes for MPLSALTAEARAENLRKAAAVRRERSELLDALKHERTSLQEVLDRDDPVVGRMLVKRLLEGLPNIGKIRAAQLLADLDISERRRVQGLGSRQKARLLELFPPQA; via the coding sequence ATGCCCCTGTCTGCCCTAACCGCCGAAGCCCGCGCGGAAAACCTCCGGAAGGCGGCTGCCGTCCGCCGCGAACGCAGCGAACTGCTCGACGCGCTCAAGCACGAACGCACCTCCTTGCAGGAGGTACTCGACCGAGATGACCCGGTCGTGGGCAGGATGCTCGTCAAGCGCCTGCTGGAAGGACTGCCCAACATCGGCAAGATCCGCGCCGCCCAGCTCCTGGCCGACCTCGACATCTCCGAGCGCCGCCGCGTCCAGGGCCTCGGCTCCCGCCAGAAGGCACGCCTGCTCGAACTCTTCCCGCCGCAAGCCTGA
- a CDS encoding helix-turn-helix domain-containing protein, protein MAKGTRITGEARDKIANELKKAYEGGASIRALAEDTGRSYGFVHRILTEAGVTLRGRGGDTRSQPSA, encoded by the coding sequence ATGGCCAAGGGAACGCGGATCACCGGCGAGGCACGCGACAAGATCGCGAACGAGCTGAAGAAGGCGTACGAAGGCGGAGCGAGCATCCGGGCCCTGGCCGAGGACACCGGCCGCAGCTACGGCTTCGTCCACCGCATCCTCACCGAAGCCGGTGTCACCCTGCGCGGCCGCGGCGGAGACACCCGCAGCCAGCCCAGCGCATAA
- a CDS encoding STAS domain-containing protein codes for MHDTLQVAVHPTGPGSCRVTVAGDLDLVSAPDIREALRAAVSAHDRVDVNCGRLTFVDCSGLSALLAAARAAKAEGVELRLYAVPHALARLLRLSHTGSAFTIEQPG; via the coding sequence GTGCACGACACGCTCCAGGTCGCAGTGCACCCGACCGGGCCCGGCAGCTGCCGGGTGACCGTGGCCGGGGACCTCGACCTGGTCAGCGCCCCGGACATCAGGGAAGCCCTCCGGGCCGCCGTGTCCGCCCACGACCGCGTCGACGTGAATTGCGGTCGGCTGACCTTCGTGGATTGTTCCGGCCTGTCCGCGCTGCTGGCCGCCGCCCGCGCCGCGAAGGCCGAAGGGGTGGAACTGCGGCTGTACGCGGTCCCGCACGCCCTGGCCCGGCTGCTGCGGCTGTCCCACACCGGCAGCGCCTTCACCATCGAGCAGCCGGGGTGA
- a CDS encoding PRC-barrel domain-containing protein — MIKIADIREWRTHDVVDAGGHKIGTMEAVYVDTSTDEPAMATVQVGLPTRRHLVFVPLNGALVGPGYVKVDYDRSLVKKCPAIGTDDVLPAEDEAAVFAHYGLPYQSGANGERQLARR; from the coding sequence ATGATCAAGATCGCGGATATTCGCGAGTGGCGCACCCACGACGTCGTCGACGCGGGCGGCCACAAGATCGGCACGATGGAGGCCGTCTACGTGGACACCAGCACCGACGAGCCGGCCATGGCCACCGTCCAGGTCGGGCTGCCCACCCGCCGCCACCTGGTCTTCGTCCCGCTGAACGGCGCGCTCGTGGGCCCCGGCTACGTGAAGGTCGACTACGACCGGTCGCTGGTGAAGAAGTGCCCGGCGATCGGCACGGACGACGTTCTGCCCGCCGAGGACGAGGCGGCGGTCTTCGCGCACTACGGCCTGCCCTACCAGAGCGGCGCGAACGGTGAGCGGCAGCTCGCCCGCCGCTGA
- the tnpA gene encoding IS200/IS605 family transposase, with product MSPRWNPNPDVRTGRHVVYNLHVHLVFVTKYRRKAFTDAMLTRTEEIMREVCADFEADLKQFNGEQDHVHLLVHYPPKVQLSKLVNSLKGVSSRRLRQEHSAHVRRYLWGGHFWSGSYFAGSCGGAPLTVVKQYIENQQRPTG from the coding sequence ATGTCACCACGATGGAACCCGAATCCTGACGTGCGCACCGGGCGCCACGTCGTCTACAACCTGCATGTCCACTTGGTTTTTGTTACCAAGTACCGGCGCAAGGCATTCACCGACGCCATGCTGACGCGCACTGAGGAGATCATGCGCGAGGTCTGCGCGGACTTCGAAGCCGACCTGAAGCAGTTCAACGGCGAACAGGATCACGTCCACCTGCTTGTGCACTATCCGCCCAAGGTCCAGCTCTCCAAACTGGTCAACTCCCTCAAGGGCGTCTCCTCCCGCAGGCTCCGCCAGGAACACAGCGCACACGTGCGCCGCTACCTGTGGGGCGGACACTTCTGGTCCGGCTCCTACTTCGCCGGATCCTGCGGCGGCGCACCGCTGACCGTCGTCAAGCAGTACATCGAAAACCAGCAGCGCCCCACCGGCTGA